GGTTGTGCTTGTCGAAACTACCGCAGATGTCGCATCGTTGTTGAGTTCTTCGGATGTTTCGATACACTCGCTTTGCGAGCTCTCAACAATCGTATTGAATACTTTTTCCTTCAACTCTTTGATAACGCGTTCGTTCTTTACGTTCAAAACTTCGTTTACACTTGGAATTTTTCCTTCGATAAACTCGCTCTTTGTGGCCTTCTTAATATTCTTTGAAAGGAAGCCGAGCTTACGACGTTCTTCCGGACGAACGAATGTAACTGCAATACCTTCTGTTCCGGCGCGGCCTGTACGACCAATGCGGTGAACGTAAGTTGCTGTATCAAAAGGAAGAGAGTAGTTTACAACGTGAGAAACTCCCTTAATATCGATACCGCGGGCAGCTACGTCTGTTGCAACGAGGATGCGTGTCTTTTTCATGCGGAATCGTTCAAGAACTTTTTCACGCTGGTTCTGCATGATATCGCCGTGAAGGGCAGCCGCTTCGTAACCGCGGAGGTCGAGTTCGCGTGTAACACGGTCTGCATCTGATTTTGTCATTGTAAATACAAGACCATAGAAATCCGGTGAAATGTCGATGAGGCGAACAAGAGCTTCAATCTTTTCGCTTTCCTTTACAACCCAGTATTTCTGGTCGATGAGGAGTGCTTCGTCAATTACATTTTCCTCTTCGATAATGTCATACTCGCCCATAAAATCGCCGGCAATCTTGAGGATTGGGGCAGGCATAGTTGCACTGAAAAGAAGGATACGGCAGTCTGGATTAGCGTGACGGAAAATTTCTTCGATGTCGTCAATAAAGCCCATATCCAGCATTTCATCACCTTCATCAAGAATGAAGTATTTGATTTTGCTGAGGTCGAGAGTTTTGCGGTCGATGTGATCTTTAATACGTCCCGGTGTTCCAACAACAACTTCGCAGCCACGCTTGAGGTCTTTAATCTGAGCAGCGTAAGAAGCACCACCATAAAGTACAGTAGTTCGTGGATAGTCTGAAGTAGAAAAAGACTGCATCTCAGTGCAGGTCTGCATTGCAAGTTCACGGGTTGGTTCAAGAATCAAAGCTTCAACATGGTCAGACTTACCGCGTACGTTCTGAATAATAGGTAATCCAAAAGCGGCAGTTTTTCCGGTACCTGTTCTGGCACGAGCAATGAGGTTAGTATCTCCTGTAAGAAGGCGCGGAATAGCGAGCACCTGAATTGGAGAAGGTGTAACAAAGCCTTTTTTCTCAACGGCTTTCAATGTGTATTCATCAAGTCCTAAATCTTCAAAAGTTACAGTGTCTGGAGTTTCGTTTTCGATTTTTTCGTCAGTGAATGTCGAGTCTGCAGTCTGATCTGCAGTGTTTTCAATAAAATCTGTCATATAAGTTCAGATAATATACAAGAAATTGCAAAGTTAAGCAACAAATGTCAAAGTTTGCAATAGTCATAAGAGCTTCTTCATTCTAAAATAATCATCGTCAAAATTGGCTTCCGGTCGCGTATTTGCAAGACAAAAACGCGCAATATTGCGCTAGACGTTGTTTGTGGTATAGAAACTATTATACTGCCGCTCTCGCGGCAGCCACAAACAAAGTCTTTTTGCCCTGCAAATCCGCTTCCTCGCGCCAAATTTTCCTTAATTCTTTAAAATATCGGAGTACTTTTGGTTTTTTCAAGATTTCTGTGATTTATTGATCTCACTGTAAATTTCATATTGATTGAATTTTTCATTTTTTTGATGTATAATATAGAGAATATGGCACAAAAATTTAAAATTAACCAGAAAGTGGTTTACCCAAGTCAGGGTGTTGGAATTGTAAAGGAAGTTTTTGAGAAGTCTTTTAAAGATAATACTGTCCTTTACTATAAGATTTATATTGAAGCCTCTGATATGGTTGTTATGGTTCCTGTTGAGAATGCAGAGAATCTTGGTATTAGACAGATAGTTTCTGCCAAAGAAGCGCAGGAAGCTTTGAATCTGCTTTCAGATGATTTTGAACCAATCACTTCAGACTGGAAACTCCGCTATCAGATGAACCTTGACCTTCTTAAGAAGGGTACTGTAAAAGATATCGCTACAATTGTTCGCTGCCTTTACAACAGAAGTAAGGTAAAGGAACTTCCAATCCTTGAGCGCAAACTTTATGATTCAGCAAAGAAACTTCTTGAAGATGAAATTGCTTATGCACTTGGAAAATCTTCAAAGGATATTGAAGCCGAGATTCATACAAAGCTCGAGCCACCTGGAGCAACTCCAAAAATCAAACATACAATGATTCTTGATGATGATGAAGATGATGATTTGATGGATGATATTTCGGAAGGAAATAACAGACGCAGCTCAGATGATTCTGATGATGAAGATGATTCAGCTGACGATATGGGTGCGGATGACGATTTTGACGACGAAGACGATTCATTCTAAAATTGCAATTATCATTACTGCGGCCGGTTCTTCTACAAGAATTGGCGGCGGTATAAAAAAAGAATATCTTCCTTATAAAAACGGCACAGTCCTCTCGGTCTGTGCTGAAACTTTTTTAAATGCCTGTGAAGGGCTTGAAATTACAGACTTTATAGTAACCTGTCCTGCTGGCGGAATTGATAAGTGTATCGAAGCCCTCGGTAAAATTGCTCCTGAAGTCAGAATTACTGAGGGTGCTGAAACCCGGCAGAAATCTGTTTACC
The Treponema bryantii DNA segment above includes these coding regions:
- a CDS encoding DEAD/DEAH box helicase, producing MTDFIENTADQTADSTFTDEKIENETPDTVTFEDLGLDEYTLKAVEKKGFVTPSPIQVLAIPRLLTGDTNLIARARTGTGKTAAFGLPIIQNVRGKSDHVEALILEPTRELAMQTCTEMQSFSTSDYPRTTVLYGGASYAAQIKDLKRGCEVVVGTPGRIKDHIDRKTLDLSKIKYFILDEGDEMLDMGFIDDIEEIFRHANPDCRILLFSATMPAPILKIAGDFMGEYDIIEEENVIDEALLIDQKYWVVKESEKIEALVRLIDISPDFYGLVFTMTKSDADRVTRELDLRGYEAAALHGDIMQNQREKVLERFRMKKTRILVATDVAARGIDIKGVSHVVNYSLPFDTATYVHRIGRTGRAGTEGIAVTFVRPEERRKLGFLSKNIKKATKSEFIEGKIPSVNEVLNVKNERVIKELKEKVFNTIVESSQSECIETSEELNNDATSAVVSTSTTTVSTVKSELLTPLFTDLAAALCEGQDAQQVLAGVLSTVYGDQLSPKHYGKINTLSSAPRGDQKRIFISLGKKDGYRAKEIADYFSELLHIPGRLVDDIDVAQKFSLVSLPVASARKAIEMSKSNRKLPHMHFDEKDGGRGPRRPHNDKADFAPSRSERPSRGKRDSAKSDKAPRGRLNAKGNKPNVHAQTERSSSRKNGGAALYKKNGKKAERF
- a CDS encoding CarD family transcriptional regulator produces the protein MAQKFKINQKVVYPSQGVGIVKEVFEKSFKDNTVLYYKIYIEASDMVVMVPVENAENLGIRQIVSAKEAQEALNLLSDDFEPITSDWKLRYQMNLDLLKKGTVKDIATIVRCLYNRSKVKELPILERKLYDSAKKLLEDEIAYALGKSSKDIEAEIHTKLEPPGATPKIKHTMILDDDEDDDLMDDISEGNNRRSSDDSDDEDDSADDMGADDDFDDEDDSF